In Limibacter armeniacum, a single window of DNA contains:
- the terL gene encoding phage terminase large subunit: protein MNRKDYNEWIEFCELVAEATPIDLNETEEDKGRRIQHLLGDYSAFCSYYFPHYVKSESAWFHKRMANKLKKAQYVSAVWEAFRGAAKSTHADVFFPLYWKASGELNYMLLVGETEEKAKLLLSDVQAELQYNQRYINDFGEQMQSGEWSEGRFQAKDGTYFSCIGLGQSPRGIRKRQHRPDYIVVDDCDSKKRSANPRRVREAVEWILEDLMGCFSDLRQRFLLVNNRIHKQSILAGILEALPNAYHLQVNALDKEGKVNWPQKYTKEYWDRLQEEIPHRSFQREYMNNPIEDGTVFQADWIRWKKPLQLRQYDTLCLYGDLSYTENGDYKAIHLVGKKGREFHILEAFVRKTTITNAVQWCYDLYEDRLQHGKVPCAMMMEGNFIQDKFINEFDEEGDRRGYYLPVVADRKPKANKYERIEGISPFWEKGMVYYNEKHKENQDFTVSIDQTLAFEKGSGAHDDAPDSLHGAISELMRRNHVERQKPRTGKRRKIETY from the coding sequence ATGAACAGGAAGGATTACAACGAGTGGATTGAGTTCTGCGAGCTGGTTGCCGAGGCCACACCCATTGACCTGAACGAAACGGAAGAGGACAAAGGCAGAAGGATACAGCACCTGCTGGGTGACTATTCGGCTTTTTGTTCCTACTACTTTCCGCACTATGTCAAATCGGAAAGTGCCTGGTTCCACAAGCGCATGGCCAACAAGCTGAAGAAGGCGCAGTATGTCAGCGCCGTTTGGGAGGCCTTCCGGGGGGCTGCCAAGAGCACACACGCTGATGTGTTCTTTCCCCTCTACTGGAAAGCCAGCGGGGAGCTGAACTACATGCTGCTGGTGGGGGAAACCGAGGAAAAGGCCAAGCTGCTGCTATCCGACGTGCAGGCCGAGCTGCAATACAACCAGCGTTACATCAATGACTTTGGAGAACAGATGCAATCCGGGGAATGGTCAGAGGGAAGGTTCCAGGCAAAGGACGGCACCTACTTCTCCTGCATCGGTCTGGGGCAATCGCCTAGGGGTATCCGCAAGCGGCAGCACCGCCCGGACTATATCGTGGTCGATGACTGCGACTCAAAGAAGCGTTCCGCCAACCCCCGCAGGGTCAGGGAGGCGGTGGAATGGATACTGGAGGACCTGATGGGCTGCTTCTCGGACTTGCGCCAGCGGTTTCTCCTTGTGAACAACCGCATCCACAAGCAGAGCATCCTGGCAGGCATCCTGGAGGCCTTGCCCAATGCCTACCACTTGCAGGTCAACGCCCTAGACAAGGAGGGGAAGGTGAACTGGCCACAGAAGTACACCAAGGAGTACTGGGACCGCTTGCAGGAGGAAATCCCGCACCGCTCCTTCCAGCGGGAGTACATGAACAACCCGATCGAGGACGGGACGGTGTTCCAGGCAGACTGGATTCGCTGGAAAAAGCCCCTGCAACTGAGACAGTACGACACCCTTTGCCTGTATGGGGACCTTTCCTACACCGAAAACGGGGACTACAAGGCCATCCACCTGGTGGGTAAGAAAGGGCGTGAATTCCACATACTGGAAGCCTTCGTGCGCAAGACCACCATTACCAATGCCGTGCAGTGGTGCTATGACCTGTACGAGGACCGCTTACAGCATGGCAAGGTTCCCTGCGCCATGATGATGGAAGGCAACTTCATCCAGGACAAGTTCATCAATGAGTTTGACGAGGAAGGCGACCGCCGGGGGTACTACCTGCCCGTGGTGGCCGACCGGAAACCCAAGGCCAACAAGTATGAGCGTATAGAGGGGATTTCCCCTTTCTGGGAAAAAGGGATGGTCTACTATAATGAGAAGCATAAGGAGAACCAGGACTTCACTGTTAGCATTGACCAAACCCTTGCTTTTGAAAAGGGGTCCGGGGCGCATGATGACGCCCCCGACAGCCTGCATGGCGCCATCTCGGAACTGATGCGCAGGAACCATGTGGAAAGGCAAAAGCCCAGGACGGGCAAACGCAGGAAAATAGAAACGTATTAA
- a CDS encoding head maturation protease, ClpP-related, with the protein MFEIVAKSSQREADIMLHGDIMKWGEVDLNTVKAAVAPLLGKYSTINLRIHSPGGSVFEGSAIYSYLKSLPVKVNAYVDGISASMMTIVMLAAGRVEAARNARFLVHGAAVSPAGRGTPAQYRKAAEEIESMNRQMAEIYAGKTGKEASWVLENWLGENEVHLSAQEALEAGLIDGIYESRLMMPPEGMEADRMVAFYDKQILGKPKSKMKQQLMALLAMHGMSLDPQASASDEAFMGAFTARFNALVQAKEKLEAQMRASEGEQLLGEAVAQRKLTAKQAENLKPMLETSGIEAIRNYLACLEPVAVVSQQLQREKQTPTSPKAQAGRDNWTFDDYQKKDPKALLHIKEQEPEKYSELVQAYINQ; encoded by the coding sequence ATGTTCGAGATAGTAGCAAAATCCAGTCAGAGAGAAGCCGATATCATGCTGCATGGCGATATCATGAAATGGGGCGAGGTGGACCTGAATACGGTCAAGGCAGCGGTTGCGCCTTTGCTGGGCAAGTACAGCACCATTAACCTGCGGATACACTCCCCCGGGGGGTCCGTGTTCGAGGGGTCTGCCATCTACTCTTACCTGAAGAGCCTGCCTGTCAAGGTGAATGCCTATGTGGATGGTATCTCGGCCAGCATGATGACCATTGTGATGCTGGCGGCCGGAAGAGTGGAGGCGGCAAGGAACGCCCGCTTTCTTGTGCATGGCGCTGCCGTGTCACCTGCCGGGAGGGGAACCCCCGCGCAGTACAGGAAAGCGGCCGAAGAGATTGAGAGCATGAACCGTCAGATGGCGGAAATCTATGCCGGGAAGACCGGCAAGGAAGCCTCCTGGGTACTGGAGAACTGGCTGGGGGAAAACGAGGTGCACTTGTCTGCGCAGGAAGCGTTGGAGGCTGGCCTGATTGACGGCATCTACGAAAGCAGACTGATGATGCCCCCGGAAGGAATGGAAGCGGACCGCATGGTCGCATTTTATGATAAGCAGATTTTAGGGAAACCGAAAAGCAAGATGAAACAACAACTAATGGCACTGCTGGCGATGCATGGGATGTCGCTGGACCCGCAGGCCTCGGCAAGCGACGAGGCGTTTATGGGCGCCTTTACCGCCAGGTTCAATGCCCTGGTACAGGCAAAGGAAAAGCTGGAGGCACAGATGAGGGCCTCTGAAGGGGAACAGCTCCTGGGGGAGGCTGTGGCACAGCGAAAGCTGACGGCCAAGCAGGCGGAGAACCTCAAGCCCATGCTGGAGACTTCCGGCATTGAGGCCATCCGCAATTACCTGGCCTGCCTGGAGCCGGTAGCTGTGGTATCGCAGCAACTGCAACGAGAAAAGCAAACGCCAACCTCGCCAAAGGCGCAGGCAGGCAGAGATAACTGGACTTTTGATGACTATCAAAAGAAAGACCCGAAGGCCTTGCTGCACATCAAGGAGCAGGAGCCGGAGAAATACAGTGAATTAGTTCAAGCATACATTAACCAATAA